gttacatcttttttatcattttaataataaatatatttacaagctattttttattaaatatatcaattatttattagtaatttataagcactttaactatatatataattacttaaaattttaaatgtttataaACTATAAATAATGTTTATAAATACCTAgtgcttataaattaattttaataagctaagttAAATACTCTCTTTgttttttaatgaaattatgtgGAAGTTATGATCTTTGGGATGCTTTTGAAGAAAGCATGTATGTGTTGCAGAATAAGTGGCAGTTGGTCTATGACAATGAGCTAGCTAACCAAAATAAAAACAATTCCGAGGCCATTACATAGCATTTGTCCTATTCAGATTGTGCTAATCTAGATTATCACATAGATTCCatcctaattaaataattagcTTAATACAACCAATTGCAGAGAATATGCCACTCCCTAAACCTAGAAAGTGGAAAGTCTATTGGATAAGTCATTCTTTTGAAGTGTTGTTTTCTAACCTTaaccaaaattaattaatttttttctaagcAAAGTTTATTGGTTGGCTCTCCACTGATTAGTGGGGTAGTGGGGTGGATTTACCTTTCTTCTTTATAGATTTTATAGTAATAATCCAAGTTTCACTGTCATAATCACCTTTTTGTGTTTGTCCCAGGTGTTGATTTTTTGAGGTTTTGTTAAATTCCTAATGTCTCTTAAGCAAAACCATGGGATTGGCCACAAGACAAAGCATAGAGCTCAcagatttggaaaaaaaaaatcatgctaATGAAAAACACATATACCTAAATGAAACCCACTGATCTTCCTTTAATTGGGTGTCAAATTGAAGCAGCAGTAGCATGGAGATTATTAAggttttgatttggttaaaaaaaATCCTTAATTGTAccactcaaaattaaaatttaattagtcactttttgggataCTCACAAACCCATGTGATGCTTCAAAAATGGGGTTTATAGAAGAAAGACAAGTGCCTTgccttttatttattattattattttttttaaattcatggAAGTTTGCATCTTTTTGCAATGGACCTCACACATGCTCAAGTGCACACTTTGAACGTCTctcaaaaatttagagaattttttTTAGCTGAATGGATAAATTAAACTTTAATCTAATCTTTagtctttattaaaaaaaaaaatcaaataagctTTTTGTACCTTAAGTAGAgggttaaataaattaaaaattaatttttagaaaattagtTTCTATACTTTCTAATAAGGTCAAATAAATTCAcacttaataaatattatttttttctattttaaatattaaaaaatatttattagttttaattaaaataaaaattttaaaaagaaattgaaaaacattgtgaataaaAATtggttaatattaaaattattatttttaatattttattgcttaagaatacaaaaaataatattttattatatgtgTATTAAATTGATCTTAATTagaaagtacataaatttatttgatctaaaacttaattttaaacttatttaacCCTTAACTGAAATTACAGAacttatttagtcattttttccTTAAAAAGATTTAGTGATATTTATAACTTTTAAAATGTCTCATCTTATTTATAAACATttagaatttaataaatttaagaaaattaaaaatataaattaatccttgactttttttataaaaataagtttagcagcactctttaattaatcaaattgcTCCTTCAGTTTTGATATTTGGTATATTagcaatattaattatttaatagttatcggttgttaaatataaaaatagtaataTAATCTTTTTAATCATAGTCAAAATATTCTATCAACttctaaaaattattaaatataatgttTCATGAATTACTATTTCAACctctaaatattaatatataaaatatgccatcaaataatattaataaaaaatataatactttgattatgattaaaataataaacattatcttaaaaattattattgaatGGGACGGTTAAGTATGATTATAaagtttatttaatttcattttttaaaagtTGAAGTGTGAGATAGATaatgtttttaaaaaattaactcataattaaactttttaagTAAAAGTTAATGGATTAAAATATGCttaatcttttcttttttttttttttttcatcttatCATCACTTGAATTGAAGTAGCCACCTCTTAGGATAATGACAAGAACATTTAACAATCCACATCGGTTTGGAAATTGTTGAGGAAATGTCATTTCGGATTTGTCCTTCTAGATTTTAGTATCATCACGTTTGAAAGCAGTTGCAGAATTACATTTCCGCACAATTAAGccaattgattttatttttttattgggtTCCGATTAagtttaaattcaaaattttacatttttaatatcataatatcttaaattttaattttttatatattctaaattttaataaaaattcttaaattttcattatgatataaaatttttattttattttattttaaattaataaaatattaattttggcTCTCCCTTCATTGGCAACATTGCCCCAATCTCCATTAGGATCGGTGATATTCCATCAACGATTCCCTCGCAATGGCGAATGATGGGCGAAGTGGGGGAAAACGAAGGGAAGAGGAAAATGGCGCCACAAACTTTTAAAGACTTTTCTCGGTGATCCTAATGTTAAAACAAAATGAGGCCCCTAGTCCATATGCTTCTTTTTGGCTGAACTTGCCTTCTTCTGATGTCTCTATAATCACTGGATCGTTGTTGCCTCCTTCGAGGAGTTTTCATATTAATTGGCTAATTGGACTGACGATTTTGACACCACCATTGTGATCATCGTGTCCCCAACTTCCATTTGTTACCGACCTTGCACATTTTGAACATTGGATTGGCCAATTTCCAGCAAACGAGGAGAATTTTGGAGAAACAGACTTGACATTTATCATTGGCAGCTTCTGGGCTTTTGAAAGGTGCCTTTTGATCGGTAAAGCTCTATCGGTTATTTATGAATCGAAACTTTGATTCGATTCCGATTTTTAGATAAACTTTAAATTAAAATCGAAACTGAATATCCCTAAATACCATATGAAAATGtaaattaaacatttttttttctatgtaATCGAAAATCTTTAATGGAGAACTCATTCATTATGAATTTGATATTGTGaagtttattaataattaaaatataagaaaatagctaaatgcaTGGAATGGGACGGCAGTGGCGGTGCGCGCATACAATTAGTGGCTTACTGTCCACTTCCATCTTCCTCTGTGTTTCCTTATTCAACCGTCAACGGTCCCTATCTTGCACAAATTATTAGGTATAAGAGCATATATGAGATATGACTCTCACTAtaactaaattttaataaaagaaaagaaaaaagattgGAGAATTTTTTATATGAAAAGGAAACTACTTATATATACATATTCATTGTTGCTTAAGCCATGGGGCATTCATGATTAccacaaaattaaattaaatccaatgacaaataaataaatataattaaaaaaaataaaaaatcatataATTCATCTTAATGAGTTTTAGTTAGAATCATTTTTAAAATTGTGACATTTTAAGTTTTAGTCATATTCAGAGTTAAtcgtatataaaaaaataattaaattaaaactcaattacacttttatatttattgaaaaagtttaatttaacctatttttaattttttatctaatttaattcaaaattttcaatttaaactcaattttacttaaaaattaaaaaaacaaatcAAGAAATTGAGcttattaatttttaaacttatataaaaaaattaaaaaatttaattctaaagttaagaaattaaacttcctgatttttgatataaataaaaaaatcaagaaatttatccataaattttaagttttggattaaattaagtttaaattaaaattttggggttaAATTCGCCAAAAAGTAAAAAATGTGCTAAATTGAACTTTTCCAATAAGTATAGGGACTAAATTAAACATTTTACCAAAAAAAAACTAATGGTTGGGCTCCACTAGAACTGGGTTGGGCCTTCATATCCTGATCCAACCAAAGGAATCAAACCAAACCCAACCCAAAACGTTGATGCCAGCCACACCAGACCAGTGAAAACGAAACACAAAACTCGCATCCATCGCGTAGCCAGGATTCGATCTATCCGTCAGTCCATGGCTACCTTCCTTTCTGTCTCCAACTTCCTCTCCTTCCTCTCGCCCTCAAACCCACCTCCTAAAACCTCACCTCAACTCTCATTCTCTTCTCCACCAACTCAATTTTTATCTCAAAAGTCGAAGGATAAGTTTATTCCACTGGTGGCCCAAGAGGGTCACTCCGGTTCTTTATCCGCTGAATTGTCCTCGGTTATCTGCCCATCTCTTGCATATGCGAATATCCTTTTCTTCAAATCGGCTTACAATGTGCAGGTTATTGTGGATGATAATGAGCCTGAAGAGAGGCtgttaaataggttcagaagagaGGTCATGAGGGCTGGTGTCATTCAAGAATGTAGGAGGAGGAGATTCTTTGAGAACAAACAAGACGAGAAGAAACGCAAGTCCCGTGAAGCCGCTAAGCGTAACAAGAAAAGGTATGTCTTGTTCTCCTGTTCTTTTGATTTTCTTCTTATTGTTTGTTTGGCTGCTGAGTGAATGTGAAGGAAAGTAAAGAATTATAAGATTCAACATATTACTTATGCATTGAGCTGAGTGTAATGTGAAATTGCCTGTTAGATATTGTCTGGTTGTTGAGGACTTTGACAAAGAAATTGTTTTCAGGAATATAATTAAATGTATCTCAGGCTTAGTGATTTGTAGAATTgcgcttttattattattatttttatttttggcgTTTGGATGCTGAGAAAATGAGGAGCTAGAAAGACATTAAAAGAAGAGGAGACTGTTTTAAGTGATATGATCTGTTGGTATCTATGAGATGAGAAATTTGTAGAATTCTAGCTTAGATTAGATAATGGCAGAGATCATTTGCGTGCTGGTAAGATTAAGGAAATGAAAAGCAAATGCTTTTGTTGGTTAGACAAAATATGGCCAAAAACTTGTTTTCTTTGGTTGTAGAGTGGGAAAATCTGAGTGAAAAGCAATATAACTTCTCTCTTGTTTTAGCACCCATAGCTTTGGATTTAATGTGGTTTCTCATTTCTATTGTTCTACCTGTGATGGATTTGTTTTATTTTCTATCTGCTAGAAATAGAGGGCGTTGGTATGTAATTAAGCTcctttttcatcatttaaattcAATAGCAATTTCGATTTTCACAATGATTTGTGTTTGAATTGAGGTTTGCTGACTTAACCTCATTAACAATATTGTATGCTTGTACACATTGCACTCTCAATTGGGCAAATAATCAGTCATCTACCAAGTTCGTTAATcacgatttaaaaaaaaatcttgcgAGCATTTTGCAAGAGTATTGTTCAATTCTTTGATTATTATAGTTATGTTACAAATCTTTTGTATGGGATGAACTAGAGATGCATTTGCAGTTTGCTCTCAAGATATTGATATCTGCATTTTGTAAGTTTTCCTGCTTCGAAATATGTATTATGTTAGCTGTTATATTGCAACTTGTTATGGCTTTTCTAATGTCTTTTGCCAGGAAATTTAGTAATGCTGATACGACCATTGGCCGAGCAACAACTGAGAAGCAATTTTTTATTAGGCTTTTGTTTTTCTGAGTGGGAAACATTTGCTTCTTTATTGTGCTCTATTCCCTTCATTCTTTCTAtacaaccttttttttttctatcaagAAAATATTATTGTTAGGTCAGTCATGAAAGTGGATATTTGTTGCTGATTATTCTTGCTGACAGGCGCCTCCAATCAAGACCTACAATGCAAAACAAGCAGGAAATATCCGCAAGCAAGAAGGATAAAGATGACGAAGATAATTGGGAGATGCCTGTAGGAGACCTTTCTTATTAAACATTTCACCTTGTTTATGTTAATAgaatgccctagagtatattttGAAAGTTGTATCTTGTAAACATTTATTCCCTTTCAATGAcatgtatattttcttttaatataaattatttacatttaattaaaaatgtCCTTAAACAACTTGTTAGATGTTCAATTCTTaaggtgttaagaatatgagtgacagaaaaTTCTAATACAAGTATTATAAATTCTGGTTTACAATTTAGGATACCTCATTGGGCATGATTTATCTGGATAGATTGTCACCCTTATTTGTTCcaatggattagtatgagatactaatgagatgtaattgtgagtctcatgtcatatgacAAATGTGGTGGACACTTGTGAGATAGGCTAAACCAATGACACAAATATGACATatacatgaagtttactcttgtcaatacattgtcatatagataataatagtgcatataatcccttaaCAGGATATAacacggttatcttgtatataggtggtttgagtttgatactgctctcATGCTTATACTAGGTATAAgtctatgggcatgtgttggcttcgacTATGAgtctatgggcatgtgttggcttcgacTAGTTATATAGGAAGATAGACatttagtcaagatgggatccgttactctaagtaaataaggataaaatactATATTCATTTAAATTGTTCTTCATAAGTCAAATTCCTAATAAGGATAGATaaacttagtcagaaaagagtttctcatTAGAAATTCTtattaattaagaattagaattaaaatgaagatatatgattctaagcaataagagtttgacataaaccatgactctaactAGAATCggaattttgtaacggagagattttagtgtatAATATGTATGATCAAAGTTCGTGAGTTaggaattaattcataaataattgGGTAGTTATGGtacattatgctagatgtcaaccatgatttatgagaattAAAAATGAAAAGGAAATTTCATTTCAAGTATGGAatagtttcaataatattaaagagttaatattattctcattaccaattagtaatgaaTCCAGAAAGTCATACACATAAGAACAATAtgatcaaagcaaaattaatttaattaattgattcaatggtttagttaattaatcaaaattaatattttaatttgcaattagattgcaaagtctctagtataacttgaaactaaatttatttatagAAGTAATCAagctaatatttaaaatatttaaatataaacttgattaattttCATAaggtaaaaaattaaatttgattaatttgatttaatttgattttagtcaaaggagaaagaaagtggtagattaattagtatttttccatatactaattaatttaaaattttaattttctgatTATCTTAACTCGACGAGTGTACTCATAAGAATTAGAAAACACATTTGATTATGGAATTAAATATGGATTCTtgtcaaattaattataattagggaaattaaaatatttaaaagtaagagaaaaaaattgaattaatcttcttcttcttcctttggttgccgtccactctctctctccacaatcaaattttcttcttcctttatgCTTAATTTAAGAGAAATTAGAAGTTTTAACTCTTGAATTAAAGGTTAAAAAAGTGTTTCTCTTTACTTTCATAAAGATAAAACCTAGAAAAACTTAAACTTCTTGCTTGTGCAATTTGGCCGAATCAAAGGGGAAGCACAAAAGGATTTTTGGTTCATTCAATGAAACATTGATCACCTTGTTTGTGTGGACAAGTTAAAGGATCAATACTTTATTGTCTTCTCTACCCGGATTAGGTGTTGAAATTTGATTCTGCGCCTTAGGGGTAAAGTCTTAAactttaactttttaattttttagtgttttTGTTTCTTAATGACAATTAGGTATGTTAGCAATTGATATATATGTTCTTATGACCAAAATATCTGTTTTTGCAATAGAATAAATAGTTTATGTATTGCATGAAATCCTACGTAtgagaaattttaaaattgctaatTTTACACCCTTTGGTGCATTTTTCTTTCAGCTTATTGACTGTAGAATTTTTCACATTTGATTGTGAGAGAATTGTTTTTTCCATCGAAGTTGCTCTACTACATCATGTCCTTTGACCGACTCTTTGCATTTTCATTTTGTTACCTTCGTAATTATATCTCATTCTTGAATCAATTTGAGGGCACTTAATGTAATTGTGTTACACGTTCTGAATCAGTTCTTGGATAGCAATCCACTTCAGAAACAGATAAACACAACTAGTGTTTTTTACCCATGAATTTCATTCACTGAAAAGCATAAGCGTTTTGGTGTATTTGGGTGATTTGCAGAGAGAGGAGCAATAACTTGAAAATGCAGGAGGCAAAAGAACCAGAAAAGAGTGTTGAAGAGGCATTTGAACCCATCATTCATGGTTAAGAGAAGGTTAGACCATTAGAGGGGCTAGCAATTTTTATGTTTCATAGAGTCTGGCAGACGGAGACTGTCATCTCCAACATATATTATCTAATGTTGATGGGTTTTCCAATATAGAATGAAACAATCAGGAGGGTCAAGGGTTCAAGCCTTCAAGGCAAGGCATGGACTGTAAGAGTAGCTTTAATTTAGATTGGAAGGCAGAGATTGGGCCTTAAACACATGAATTGCATTTATAATATCTCCACATTtctgtattttattttaataaaataattattttataatatatatagtcAACCAACATTACCTAAATCCAAAGGCTCAGGAGTCAGATCATCCACATTCCACAGGATCTGGTAACATGGACACATTCCACAGATAGGCTTAATAGGCTTAGTTGTCCGTTAGATGTCTGCCACGTGACTCTTTGAATCTGCACATGTCACGCCCTGTTAGTTCTGTTCTTTTTCGTAAGTGGGACCTTAACTGCCACGATTGATCTTCGTTAGGTTCCCTTTTCTGTCAGCCtcatc
The Hevea brasiliensis isolate MT/VB/25A 57/8 chromosome 15, ASM3005281v1, whole genome shotgun sequence genome window above contains:
- the LOC110646913 gene encoding 30S ribosomal protein S21, chloroplastic, with translation MATFLSVSNFLSFLSPSNPPPKTSPQLSFSSPPTQFLSQKSKDKFIPLVAQEGHSGSLSAELSSVICPSLAYANILFFKSAYNVQVIVDDNEPEERLLNRFRREVMRAGVIQECRRRRFFENKQDEKKRKSREAAKRNKKRRLQSRPTMQNKQEISASKKDKDDEDNWEMPVGDLSY